Below is a genomic region from Hippea sp. KM1.
TTACCTCTTCTAAAAACTTCAGGTAATTGTCCAGATCCTCTTTTGTTGCAAAGGCCGCGCCGTATATGCGCTGAAGCATAGGCCTGTTTTCATCGCCCTTGAAATAGGCACCGGCCACATGCAGAAGCTTGAAGTATTTTAAATACCCGGTTGATGGTATATGCGGACCCCTGCATAGATCGGTAAAATCGCCCTGCGTATAGAGGCTAACCACATCCTCATCTATATCGTTTAATATCTCAACCTTATACTCATCGCCCTTATCTTGAAATATCTTTATAGCTTCTTCTTTGGGAAGCTCCTGGCGGGTGAACTTATAGTTTGCACCCACGATTTTCTTCATCTCTTTTTCTATCTTCTTGAGATCCTCGTCCGTTATCGTCCTGCCCACATCCATATCGTAATAAAATCCGTTCTCAATAGCAGGACCTATGGCAAACTTGGCATTACCAAATACATGCTGGACAGCCTGAGCCATAATGTGGGCTGCTGAGTGTCTCAGTATTTCAAGCCCTTCCTCTGAATTTACATCGATAAACTCGACATCCTTATCCTCATCCAGCGTTGTATCCAAATCAACAACTTTTCCGTCTATCTTAACTGCAATAACACTCTTTAGCTTATTCTTTTTAACATAATCCAGTATATTTGTGCCCTTTTGTAATCTCACTTTTTCTTCCCCAAAAATAAAAAATGGTGGGCGCAAGTGGTTTCGAACCACTGACCTCTTGCGCGTCAAGCAAGCGCTCTCCCCCTGAGCTATGCGCCCACATAAAGTTGCGAGAAGTTGTTATCATTTTAGCAATATTTTGTCAAGAGCTTTGATTTTCTTTTAAGGATTGAGCTTTTCTCTTTCTAACCTCTTCCGACTCCCTGATAAGCTCCTTTATCAGGTCGCCAAACCTCCAGTCCTTTGATGTTTCTGTCAGCACGGCCACAAGGTGAATAGGTATATTCAACCCCTTCAATCCCTTTAGAAAATCGAACAGCCCCTTCTCAGAAAATCCGCTCATTATAACGGTTCTTGGATAATCGGTATCCTCATCCTTACACCTTCCATCCCCACCTTTAAATATATCGCCCACAACCCTATCACCATCATCGGGGCAAGAAAAAATCACCCTCAACCTCTCAGAGTAAGCCTTAGAAAAACCCTCAAGCCTATCTCTCTCATCTTTTGAAAAACCGGCATACAGCACGGCAAACTCCCCAAACAGCCTCTTGTCTGACTCCTTAATCCTTTCCATAACAACCCCCCCTTTCAAAAGGTCCATTTACCAATGGACACACAA
It encodes:
- a CDS encoding DUF3783 domain-containing protein; its protein translation is MERIKESDKRLFGEFAVLYAGFSKDERDRLEGFSKAYSERLRVIFSCPDDGDRVVGDIFKGGDGRCKDEDTDYPRTVIMSGFSEKGLFDFLKGLKGLNIPIHLVAVLTETSKDWRFGDLIKELIRESEEVRKRKAQSLKENQSS